A region of Triplophysa dalaica isolate WHDGS20190420 chromosome 20, ASM1584641v1, whole genome shotgun sequence DNA encodes the following proteins:
- the ttll9 gene encoding probable tubulin polyglutamylase TTLL9 isoform X4 → MSKNRQTAAHKGYQKKKEGEGRSCIRYRCGLTNTIQDILNHRPGWVEVKEDGEWDFNWCDVGWLRENFDHSYMGEHVRICHFRNHYELTRKNLMVKNLKRYRKTLERESGRLEASKCDFFPRTFELPSEYHIFVEEFKRNPGSTWIMKPVARSQGKGIFLFRKLKDITDWRKDGTRSEEQKEEAQVESYVAQRYIENPYLIAGRKFDLRVYVLVTSYVPLKAWLYREGFARFSNTRFSLSSIDDQYVHLTNVAVQKTAPDYDPEKGCKWQMHQLRRYLTAKHASSQEDFDMKYRLLEDTLHVVDMEGRLTGKEKRIGGYDLMWNDGPVYKDDGLEALGGSYLIANTHLGCVNDREKQLQQILKPFPGQKKHWRI, encoded by the exons ATGTCCAAAAATAGG CAGACAGCTGCACATAAAGGTTACCAGAAGAAAAAGGAGGG GGAGGGGAGGAGCTGTATAAGGTACAGATGTGGTCTGACCAACACCATCCAGGACATCCTTAACCACAGACCAGGCTGGGTAGAGGTTAAAGA AGATGGCGAATGGGACTTTAACTGGTGTGATGTTGGCTGGCTGAGAGAAAACTTTGATCACTCTTACATGGGGGAACACGTGAGAATATGTCACTTCCGCAACCACTATGAG TTGACCCGTAAGAACCTGATGGTGAAGAACCTAAAGAGGTACAGGAAAACTCTGGAGCGAGAGTCAGGCCGCTTGGAGGCGAGCAAATGTGACTTTTTCCCCCGTACATTTGAACTGCCAAGTGAATATCACATATTTGTGGAAGAGTTCAAGAGAAACCCAGGGAGCACGTGGATCATGAAGCCA GTGGCAAGATCACAAGGGAAAGGCATTTTTCTCTTTCGAAAACTTAAAGATATCACAGATTGGAGGAAG GATGGGACCCGATCAGAAGAACAAAAAGAAGAGGCTCAAGTTGAGAGCTATGTTGCTCAGCGTTATATTGAGAACCCGTACCTCATTGCTG GAAGAAAATTTGACCTTAGAGTCTATGTTCTTGTAACATCA tatGTTCCTTTGAAGGCTTGGCTTTACCGTGAGGGTTTTGCACGATTTTCCAACACAAGATTTTCGCTCAGCAGTATAGACGATCAAT ATGTACATCTCACCAATGTTGCCGTGCAAAAAACAGCTCCTGATTATGACCCTGAGAAG GGTTGCAAGTGGCAGATGCATCAGTTGCGGCGGTATCTGACAGCTAAACATG CCAGCAGTCAGGAGGACTTTGACATGAAATACAGACTGCTGGAAGACACGCTGCACGTTGTAGACATGGAGGGCCG TCTGACAGGCAAGGAGAAGAGGATCGGAGGATATGACCTGATGTGGAACGATGGACCTGTCTACAAAGATGACGGCCTGGAGGCTCTCGGGGGTTCTTATCTTATAGCAAACACACACCTTG GCTGTGTGAATGACAGAGAAAAGCAACTTCAGCAGATTTTAAAGCCTTTCCCAGGACAGAAGAAGCACTGGCGGATCTAG
- the ttll9 gene encoding probable tubulin polyglutamylase TTLL9 isoform X1 — protein sequence MSKNRQTAAHKGYQKKKEGEGRSCIRYRCGLTNTIQDILNHRPGWVEVKEDGEWDFNWCDVGWLRENFDHSYMGEHVRICHFRNHYELTRKNLMVKNLKRYRKTLERESGRLEASKCDFFPRTFELPSEYHIFVEEFKRNPGSTWIMKPVARSQGKGIFLFRKLKDITDWRKDGTRSEEQKEEAQVESYVAQRYIENPYLIAGRKFDLRVYVLVTSYVPLKAWLYREGFARFSNTRFSLSSIDDQYVHLTNVAVQKTAPDYDPEKGCKWQMHQLRRYLTAKHGLDTVQTLFQEIDNIFIRSLLSVQKTIINDKHCFELYGYDILLDQDLKPWLIEVNASPSLTASSQEDFDMKYRLLEDTLHVVDMEGRLTGKEKRIGGYDLMWNDGPVYKDDGLEALGGSYLIANTHLGCVNDREKQLQQILKPFPGQKKHWRI from the exons ATGTCCAAAAATAGG CAGACAGCTGCACATAAAGGTTACCAGAAGAAAAAGGAGGG GGAGGGGAGGAGCTGTATAAGGTACAGATGTGGTCTGACCAACACCATCCAGGACATCCTTAACCACAGACCAGGCTGGGTAGAGGTTAAAGA AGATGGCGAATGGGACTTTAACTGGTGTGATGTTGGCTGGCTGAGAGAAAACTTTGATCACTCTTACATGGGGGAACACGTGAGAATATGTCACTTCCGCAACCACTATGAG TTGACCCGTAAGAACCTGATGGTGAAGAACCTAAAGAGGTACAGGAAAACTCTGGAGCGAGAGTCAGGCCGCTTGGAGGCGAGCAAATGTGACTTTTTCCCCCGTACATTTGAACTGCCAAGTGAATATCACATATTTGTGGAAGAGTTCAAGAGAAACCCAGGGAGCACGTGGATCATGAAGCCA GTGGCAAGATCACAAGGGAAAGGCATTTTTCTCTTTCGAAAACTTAAAGATATCACAGATTGGAGGAAG GATGGGACCCGATCAGAAGAACAAAAAGAAGAGGCTCAAGTTGAGAGCTATGTTGCTCAGCGTTATATTGAGAACCCGTACCTCATTGCTG GAAGAAAATTTGACCTTAGAGTCTATGTTCTTGTAACATCA tatGTTCCTTTGAAGGCTTGGCTTTACCGTGAGGGTTTTGCACGATTTTCCAACACAAGATTTTCGCTCAGCAGTATAGACGATCAAT ATGTACATCTCACCAATGTTGCCGTGCAAAAAACAGCTCCTGATTATGACCCTGAGAAG GGTTGCAAGTGGCAGATGCATCAGTTGCGGCGGTATCTGACAGCTAAACATGGTTTGGACACAGTGCAGACTCTGTTTCAAGAAATTGACAACATATTTATACGCAGCCTGCTTAGTGTACAAAAGACAATCATCAATGACAAACACTGTTTTGAGTTGTACGGATACGACATATTACTGGACCAGGATCTAAAGCC GTGGTTGATTGAAGTAAACGCCTCACCCTCCCTCACAGCCAGCAGTCAGGAGGACTTTGACATGAAATACAGACTGCTGGAAGACACGCTGCACGTTGTAGACATGGAGGGCCG TCTGACAGGCAAGGAGAAGAGGATCGGAGGATATGACCTGATGTGGAACGATGGACCTGTCTACAAAGATGACGGCCTGGAGGCTCTCGGGGGTTCTTATCTTATAGCAAACACACACCTTG GCTGTGTGAATGACAGAGAAAAGCAACTTCAGCAGATTTTAAAGCCTTTCCCAGGACAGAAGAAGCACTGGCGGATCTAG
- the ttll9 gene encoding probable tubulin polyglutamylase TTLL9 isoform X2, producing the protein MSKNRTAAHKGYQKKKEGEGRSCIRYRCGLTNTIQDILNHRPGWVEVKEDGEWDFNWCDVGWLRENFDHSYMGEHVRICHFRNHYELTRKNLMVKNLKRYRKTLERESGRLEASKCDFFPRTFELPSEYHIFVEEFKRNPGSTWIMKPVARSQGKGIFLFRKLKDITDWRKDGTRSEEQKEEAQVESYVAQRYIENPYLIAGRKFDLRVYVLVTSYVPLKAWLYREGFARFSNTRFSLSSIDDQYVHLTNVAVQKTAPDYDPEKGCKWQMHQLRRYLTAKHGLDTVQTLFQEIDNIFIRSLLSVQKTIINDKHCFELYGYDILLDQDLKPWLIEVNASPSLTASSQEDFDMKYRLLEDTLHVVDMEGRLTGKEKRIGGYDLMWNDGPVYKDDGLEALGGSYLIANTHLGCVNDREKQLQQILKPFPGQKKHWRI; encoded by the exons ATGTCCAAAAATAGG ACAGCTGCACATAAAGGTTACCAGAAGAAAAAGGAGGG GGAGGGGAGGAGCTGTATAAGGTACAGATGTGGTCTGACCAACACCATCCAGGACATCCTTAACCACAGACCAGGCTGGGTAGAGGTTAAAGA AGATGGCGAATGGGACTTTAACTGGTGTGATGTTGGCTGGCTGAGAGAAAACTTTGATCACTCTTACATGGGGGAACACGTGAGAATATGTCACTTCCGCAACCACTATGAG TTGACCCGTAAGAACCTGATGGTGAAGAACCTAAAGAGGTACAGGAAAACTCTGGAGCGAGAGTCAGGCCGCTTGGAGGCGAGCAAATGTGACTTTTTCCCCCGTACATTTGAACTGCCAAGTGAATATCACATATTTGTGGAAGAGTTCAAGAGAAACCCAGGGAGCACGTGGATCATGAAGCCA GTGGCAAGATCACAAGGGAAAGGCATTTTTCTCTTTCGAAAACTTAAAGATATCACAGATTGGAGGAAG GATGGGACCCGATCAGAAGAACAAAAAGAAGAGGCTCAAGTTGAGAGCTATGTTGCTCAGCGTTATATTGAGAACCCGTACCTCATTGCTG GAAGAAAATTTGACCTTAGAGTCTATGTTCTTGTAACATCA tatGTTCCTTTGAAGGCTTGGCTTTACCGTGAGGGTTTTGCACGATTTTCCAACACAAGATTTTCGCTCAGCAGTATAGACGATCAAT ATGTACATCTCACCAATGTTGCCGTGCAAAAAACAGCTCCTGATTATGACCCTGAGAAG GGTTGCAAGTGGCAGATGCATCAGTTGCGGCGGTATCTGACAGCTAAACATGGTTTGGACACAGTGCAGACTCTGTTTCAAGAAATTGACAACATATTTATACGCAGCCTGCTTAGTGTACAAAAGACAATCATCAATGACAAACACTGTTTTGAGTTGTACGGATACGACATATTACTGGACCAGGATCTAAAGCC GTGGTTGATTGAAGTAAACGCCTCACCCTCCCTCACAGCCAGCAGTCAGGAGGACTTTGACATGAAATACAGACTGCTGGAAGACACGCTGCACGTTGTAGACATGGAGGGCCG TCTGACAGGCAAGGAGAAGAGGATCGGAGGATATGACCTGATGTGGAACGATGGACCTGTCTACAAAGATGACGGCCTGGAGGCTCTCGGGGGTTCTTATCTTATAGCAAACACACACCTTG GCTGTGTGAATGACAGAGAAAAGCAACTTCAGCAGATTTTAAAGCCTTTCCCAGGACAGAAGAAGCACTGGCGGATCTAG
- the ttll9 gene encoding probable tubulin polyglutamylase TTLL9 isoform X3, with amino-acid sequence MSKNRQTAAHKGYQKKKEGEGRSCIRYRCGLTNTIQDILNHRPGWVEVKEDGEWDFNWCDVGWLRENFDHSYMGEHVRICHFRNHYELTRKNLMVKNLKRYRKTLERESGRLEASKCDFFPRTFELPSEYHIFVEEFKRNPGSTWIMKPVARSQGKGIFLFRKLKDITDWRKDGTRSEEQKEEAQVESYVAQRYIENPYLIAGRKFDLRVYVLVTSYVPLKAWLYHVHLTNVAVQKTAPDYDPEKGCKWQMHQLRRYLTAKHGLDTVQTLFQEIDNIFIRSLLSVQKTIINDKHCFELYGYDILLDQDLKPWLIEVNASPSLTASSQEDFDMKYRLLEDTLHVVDMEGRLTGKEKRIGGYDLMWNDGPVYKDDGLEALGGSYLIANTHLGCVNDREKQLQQILKPFPGQKKHWRI; translated from the exons ATGTCCAAAAATAGG CAGACAGCTGCACATAAAGGTTACCAGAAGAAAAAGGAGGG GGAGGGGAGGAGCTGTATAAGGTACAGATGTGGTCTGACCAACACCATCCAGGACATCCTTAACCACAGACCAGGCTGGGTAGAGGTTAAAGA AGATGGCGAATGGGACTTTAACTGGTGTGATGTTGGCTGGCTGAGAGAAAACTTTGATCACTCTTACATGGGGGAACACGTGAGAATATGTCACTTCCGCAACCACTATGAG TTGACCCGTAAGAACCTGATGGTGAAGAACCTAAAGAGGTACAGGAAAACTCTGGAGCGAGAGTCAGGCCGCTTGGAGGCGAGCAAATGTGACTTTTTCCCCCGTACATTTGAACTGCCAAGTGAATATCACATATTTGTGGAAGAGTTCAAGAGAAACCCAGGGAGCACGTGGATCATGAAGCCA GTGGCAAGATCACAAGGGAAAGGCATTTTTCTCTTTCGAAAACTTAAAGATATCACAGATTGGAGGAAG GATGGGACCCGATCAGAAGAACAAAAAGAAGAGGCTCAAGTTGAGAGCTATGTTGCTCAGCGTTATATTGAGAACCCGTACCTCATTGCTG GAAGAAAATTTGACCTTAGAGTCTATGTTCTTGTAACATCA tatGTTCCTTTGAAGGCTTGGCTTTACC ATGTACATCTCACCAATGTTGCCGTGCAAAAAACAGCTCCTGATTATGACCCTGAGAAG GGTTGCAAGTGGCAGATGCATCAGTTGCGGCGGTATCTGACAGCTAAACATGGTTTGGACACAGTGCAGACTCTGTTTCAAGAAATTGACAACATATTTATACGCAGCCTGCTTAGTGTACAAAAGACAATCATCAATGACAAACACTGTTTTGAGTTGTACGGATACGACATATTACTGGACCAGGATCTAAAGCC GTGGTTGATTGAAGTAAACGCCTCACCCTCCCTCACAGCCAGCAGTCAGGAGGACTTTGACATGAAATACAGACTGCTGGAAGACACGCTGCACGTTGTAGACATGGAGGGCCG TCTGACAGGCAAGGAGAAGAGGATCGGAGGATATGACCTGATGTGGAACGATGGACCTGTCTACAAAGATGACGGCCTGGAGGCTCTCGGGGGTTCTTATCTTATAGCAAACACACACCTTG GCTGTGTGAATGACAGAGAAAAGCAACTTCAGCAGATTTTAAAGCCTTTCCCAGGACAGAAGAAGCACTGGCGGATCTAG
- the fam217ba gene encoding uncharacterized protein fam217ba: protein MGSIMQERSASATLKRLPAKEKVRTKNAENTGVVASNNKRGGNVNQNKKAVKKTVTRGQEKDPLPKAETVQNGIKPKKAKSPTTGTCKLRGTQAEVDLRPIRPKLSYAERRQERQKIQLESHCCSEMVQSHVSLEKSKRALSLPLAPQPVLHSISLQKQVSHLEALRLMEHKEDDTDSASDLSDSERLPVLPSPCTPPQLNLRAEVINTMDLYPQIPGPTMLENDDDDIYGYPDFLPPPFNTWSLRQLAIFLNTEGKRAPRPKPVGQMEKYLERLLQLEWHQIQSIQTESGRHSVPIILARGHAPGASANRPRPHTAPPTRLSSPKSLRQGQRAFPLTLVSSTGSPSSSQLSSPVCPHCHIRYPLCNGSCSVYAYQRHSRLSPLLEHRAPSANTQLRSSSESRASASENHNTSKNQHLLSPQATRVHQKHMQATGNVRRASQELNPGKSHPTSGKGKTGRWNEMDRQKDQALGVKCGSADKRVAGAGKRDGGGPVKRGVRDGQRAETGELRIRAKRTVADSCDAKSTPAKNTGKIKNAQYAK from the exons ATGGGATCCATCATGCAGGAACGGTCTGCGTCTGCGACACTGAAGAGGCTGCCAGCCAAGGAGAAGGTTAGAacgaaaaatgcagaaaacacTGGGGTTGTTGCCAG CAATAATAAGCGAGGAGGAAACGTGAACCAGAATAAAAAAGCTGTTAAAAAAACTGTGACGAGAGGACAAGAGAAGGATCCTCTGCCCAAAGCTGAAACT GTCCAAAATGGAATCAAACCAAAGAAAGCTAAGAGTCCAACTACTGGCACTTGCAAGTTACGTGG CACACAGGCCGAGGTTGACCTGAGGCCCATCCGTCCCAAACTCTCATATGCAGAGCGTAGACAAGAGAGACAGAAGATACAGCTTGAGTCTCACTGCTGTAGTGAGATGGTCCAGAGCCATGTTTCCTTGGAGAAAAGCAAGCGCGCTCTCTCACTGCCTTTGGCTCCTCAACCAGTACTGCATTCAATTTCCCTGCAAAAACAAGTTTCGCACCTGGAAGCCCTCCGCCTCATGGAACACAAGGAGGATGACACAGACAGCGCCAGTGACCTGTCTGACTCCGAGAGGCTCCCTGTCTTGCCTTCCCCCTGCACTCCACCTCAGCTAAACCTCCGTGCGGAGGTGATCAACACCATGGACCTATATCCCCAAATTCCTGGACCCACGATGTTGGAGAATGATGATGACGACATCTACGGCTACCCGGACTTCCTGCCACCTCCGTTCAACACGTGGAGCCTGAGGCAGCTCGCCATCTTCCTCAACACAGAAGGCAAACGGGCTCCGAGGCCTAAACCTGTAGGGCAAATGGAGAAGTATCTGGAACGCCTCCTGCAGCTGGAATGGCACCAGATTCAAAGCATTCAGACTGAGAGCGGACGGCACAGCGTACCCATAATCCTTGCAAGAGGGCACGCTCCTGGTGCATCGGCAAACCGCCCCAGGCCTCACACCGCCCCTCCGACGCGTCTCAGTTCCCCCAAAAGCCTTCGACAGGGTCAGCGGGCATTTCCTTTGACCCTCGTCTCCTCCACCGGCAGCCCGTCGTCCTCTCAACTCTCCAGCCCTGTCTGCCCTCACTGCCACATCCGCTACCCGCTTTGCAATGGCAGCTGCTCTGTGTACGCATACCAGCGACACTCCCGTCTCAGTCCTTTGCTTGAGCACAGAGCTCCGTCGGCGAACACCCAATTGAGGAGCAGCAGTGAAAGCAGGGCCTCAGCCTCCGAAAACCACAACACATCCAAAAACCAGCACCTGCTCAGTCCTCAAGCCACAAGAGTCCACCAGAAGCACATGCAGGCTACAGGAAATGTGCGGCGAGCGTCTCAGGAACTTAATCCAGGCAAATCCCATCCTACAAGTGGAAAAGGAAAGACCGGGAGGTGGAACGAGATGGATAGACAGAAGGATCAGGCCTTGGGAGTGAAATGCGGGAGTGCTGATAAGCGGGTTGCTGGCGCTGGTAAACGTGATGGTGGTGGTCCGGTGAAAAGAGGGGTTAGAGATGGGCAGAGAGCCGAAACGGGGGAACTACGAATTAGAGCTAAAAGAACTGTGGCTGACAGCTGTGATGCTAAATCCACACCTGCCAAAAATActggcaaaataaaaaatgctcaGTATGCAAAGTAG
- the ppp1r3da gene encoding protein phosphatase 1, regulatory subunit 3Da has product MAWSMGCCQKDTPPEEMNADLFFARVSGDSKKSTTLNLQGMPFSKTDREKRPVKIRPPSPRTSPRPSPRQSAGCSLLCEPPTKSIIQRRSQSLPSPSERRRLSRRTGVRFVDSLGLDLENVKVFKSGEDPFVPEHVLFRLLMNAELSSSKRLEIAIPYLQPMFHVQPGDSPNFVERLCCQKVCLERVLCYEPGIIGVVQVVNLAYEKEVTVRYSFTNWKSCTETKANWVASKSISDGTCCDTFRFHLQVPPFILHPGAVLEFAICYKVMGTQFWDSNDGQNYKLTCQSYNMPVPKECEDSMIHFI; this is encoded by the coding sequence ATGGCCTGGTCTATGGGATGTTGCCAAAAAGACACACCCCCTGAAGAGATGAACGCCGACCTATTTTTTGCCAGGGTATCAGGTGACTCAAAAAAAAGTACCACGTTGAATTTACAGGGCATGCCCTTTtcaaaaacagacagagagaagagACCTGTGAAAATCCGTCCGCCTAGCCCAAGGACCTCTCCAAGGCCCTCTCCAAGGCAATCTGCAGGCTGCAGCCTGTTGTGCGAACCCCCGACCAAATCCATCATCCAGCGACGGAGTCAGTCTCTCCCATCTCCATCAGAGAGGAGGAGGCTGAGTCGCAGAACAGGTGTTCGATTTGTGGACTCCTTGGGATTGGATTTGGAAAATGTAAAGGTCTTCAAAAGCGGAGAAGACCCCTTCGTCCCAGAGCATGTTCTCTTCCGGCTTTTAATGAATGCAGAATTATCCTCAAGTAAGAGGCTGGAGATCGCAATACCATATTTGCAACCGATGTTCCATGTGCAACCAGGTGACTCCCCAAACTTTGTCGAACGTCTCTGTTGCCAAAAAGTGTGTTTGGAGCGGGTTTTGTGCTACGAGCCTGGCATCATAGGGGTCGTCCAGGTTGTAAACTTGGCCTACGAGAAAGAAGTGACTGTTCGCTATTCTTTCACAAACTGGAAGAGTTGCACGGAAACCAAGGCTAACTGGGTTGCGAGCAAATCCATTTCGGATGGAACTTGTTGTGATACTTTTCGATTTCATCTTCAAGTTCCTCCGTTCATCCTTCATCCTGGTGCAGTGCTGGAGTTTGCAATCTGTTATAAAGTCATGGGCACTCAGTTTTGGGATAGCAATGATGGACAGAATTACAAATTAACCTGTCAGAGTTATAATATGCCTGTGCCAAAGGAATGTGAAGACAGCATGATACACTTTATCTGA